One genomic window of Leptospira perdikensis includes the following:
- the rlmN gene encoding 23S rRNA (adenine(2503)-C(2))-methyltransferase RlmN: MKEEIPVLKGKTKKELEELCVSLGLEKYRAAQIYTGIYKSRYTNLDQFTTLSKEAREKLKQHTSYPEIEIGRDLASKEDGTRKFTFYVGENKEIEAVWIPSGDGGRKTICISSQIGCTLNCKFCATGLLEYKGNLHTWQILDQILQVERLVGDRATNIVFMGMGEPMHNYFSVMKAAHILRDQEGFGLGALRITISTAGVTTGINRFIENKEPFNFAISLNHPNPNSRSSIMDVNDKHPLEKLIDSAKKFTKELDRAITFEYVMIPDVNMGRDNAERLAKIARSVNKCKINVIPLNTDFTGWRRPTDDEVKDFVMHLKAKTTAPILNRRSPGRDINGACGMLALKGIRSETR, from the coding sequence ATGAAAGAGGAAATACCGGTTCTCAAAGGGAAAACCAAAAAAGAACTAGAAGAGTTATGTGTTTCCTTGGGTCTGGAAAAATACCGAGCAGCGCAAATTTATACGGGTATCTATAAGAGCCGTTATACGAATTTAGACCAGTTCACGACACTTTCTAAAGAAGCTCGTGAAAAACTAAAACAACATACTTCCTACCCGGAAATTGAAATCGGAAGAGACTTGGCCTCCAAAGAGGACGGGACTCGGAAATTCACTTTTTATGTGGGTGAAAACAAAGAGATCGAAGCCGTTTGGATTCCTTCAGGTGATGGTGGCCGTAAAACCATTTGTATCTCTTCCCAAATTGGATGTACCCTCAATTGTAAATTCTGCGCGACGGGCCTTTTGGAATACAAGGGCAATCTACACACTTGGCAAATCCTCGACCAAATTTTGCAAGTTGAACGCCTAGTGGGGGACCGCGCGACTAATATCGTTTTTATGGGAATGGGCGAACCCATGCACAATTATTTTTCTGTGATGAAGGCGGCACATATCCTTCGTGATCAGGAAGGTTTTGGTCTCGGGGCACTGCGGATCACTATTTCAACCGCAGGTGTGACCACTGGGATCAATCGTTTTATTGAAAACAAAGAGCCGTTTAATTTTGCAATCTCTCTGAACCACCCCAATCCTAATTCTCGTTCTTCTATAATGGATGTAAACGACAAACACCCGTTAGAGAAATTGATTGATTCCGCTAAAAAGTTTACAAAGGAACTCGACCGGGCCATTACTTTTGAATATGTAATGATTCCTGATGTCAATATGGGTCGTGATAATGCGGAACGACTCGCAAAAATCGCACGTTCTGTAAACAAATGTAAAATCAATGTAATCCCACTCAATACTGATTTTACCGGTTGGCGTAGACCAACAGATGATGAAGTCAAAGATTTTGTAATGCATCTCAAAGCAAAAACTACAGCTCCCATTCTCAACCGAAGGAGTCCTGGTCGGGACATCAATGGCGCATGTGGAATGTTAGCACTCAAAGGAATTCGAAGTGAAACACGGTAA
- a CDS encoding sterol desaturase family protein: MNSDAFMEYAFIVMVALIGIEIFVSYIKGKQYYRLNVLIADVSTGVIFALIGVVILLGALYVYDQIEKNFSLSTLGYNFFPLESPVSFSPSFSVNWYALGVWSFTIVLADFIYYWFHRHCHEINLFWATHVTHHSTQEMNLSVAFRGNGLQRIFEYIYFLSMALLGIPGAMFLLSHRILKVYQFVVHTRFIGKLGFLEQFMVTPSNHRVHHGIQPKYIDRNHGGIFIIWDRMFGSFEWEAEEPIYGLTKPVNSFNPITVNLHVFKDMFLQILHCKSFGDVFKTIFGPPGWKPAYLITSADAAPEPNKVVKYDPKPPMGVMIYVALQAAVLMGVGLVIWKVAKINLEKDMVTLGILSIVIVFSLFSIDRTMEMKRWSRRTEVVRNVLFILAFVSALVYSNIPNIEIFAIPLIGLSFVSLVWIILKRKTFFDLSNISNTWY, encoded by the coding sequence ATGAATAGCGACGCCTTTATGGAATATGCCTTTATCGTCATGGTCGCGCTGATAGGTATCGAAATTTTTGTTTCCTACATCAAGGGAAAACAATACTACCGATTGAACGTTCTCATTGCTGATGTGAGTACGGGAGTCATTTTTGCATTGATTGGGGTGGTAATTCTACTCGGAGCCCTTTATGTTTATGACCAAATCGAGAAAAACTTTTCACTTTCTACGCTTGGATACAATTTCTTTCCATTAGAAAGCCCAGTGAGTTTTTCACCGAGTTTTTCTGTGAACTGGTATGCATTGGGAGTTTGGAGTTTTACGATTGTCTTAGCTGATTTTATCTATTACTGGTTTCATAGACATTGCCATGAAATCAATTTGTTTTGGGCAACTCATGTCACTCACCACTCTACACAAGAAATGAATTTATCCGTTGCCTTTCGTGGGAATGGATTACAAAGAATATTCGAATATATTTACTTTTTATCTATGGCACTGCTTGGAATTCCAGGAGCGATGTTTTTACTGAGCCACCGAATTCTCAAAGTATATCAATTTGTGGTCCACACTCGTTTCATCGGAAAACTAGGATTTTTGGAACAGTTTATGGTGACTCCCTCAAACCACAGAGTCCATCATGGAATCCAACCAAAATACATTGACCGCAATCACGGTGGCATCTTTATCATTTGGGATCGTATGTTTGGATCCTTTGAATGGGAAGCGGAAGAACCTATCTACGGTTTAACAAAACCTGTCAATTCCTTCAATCCGATCACAGTGAACCTCCATGTCTTCAAGGATATGTTTCTACAAATATTGCATTGTAAGTCTTTTGGTGATGTTTTTAAAACCATCTTTGGACCACCAGGTTGGAAACCGGCTTACTTAATCACAAGTGCTGATGCCGCCCCAGAACCGAACAAAGTCGTGAAGTACGATCCCAAACCTCCAATGGGTGTTATGATTTATGTGGCACTCCAAGCGGCAGTTCTTATGGGAGTAGGTCTTGTGATTTGGAAGGTAGCAAAAATCAACCTAGAAAAAGATATGGTAACTCTTGGAATTTTATCGATTGTGATTGTCTTCAGTTTGTTCTCCATTGATCGAACCATGGAGATGAAACGATGGTCGAGAAGAACTGAAGTGGTAAGGAACGTGCTCTTTATTTTGGCATTTGTTTCCGCACTGGTTTATTCCAATATTCCCAATATTGAAATCTTTGCCATCCCACTCATTGGCCTCTCGTTTGTATCCTTAGTTTGGATCATCCTCAAACGAAAGACCTTCTTTGATTTGAGTAATATTTCTAATACTTGGTATTAG
- a CDS encoding LTA synthase family protein translates to MHFNLLFMKKLFSHLPFYIRFHLLLAGLGIVFLTIYRATFFVMYSYRMNDKSVWIILKAFIKGARFDISVLCVLLGASLLYSTLHFLNRNRVYRAVWRTLPVVFIILLLFLLIADLIYYENGNKHLGYEAFAYLGFEMLPLVGSAFSQNPFLFLFGLLVIFGICFGIYKIQSKFPYTHINLHYKWASLQFLVVLALLVLGIRGGVQTSPLRTSDAIITKETITNDLVLNPGFTVITDLKMTKVDDRHFMKLVDASAIVQKEVSYPGANFVSEEYPLLRKTTLNTNKPLPHIVVIVLEGWTGKFIDIIGTGKVEGKVVTPYFNQLIRQGMFFKNFFASGGRTTNGLMALMGGIPDRPGLTAVRTPQILNRFSGLGNIAKTIGYETLFVTGTDLSFNNKGSIMYHWGFDTLVGKNELEKVPEYKTGPWSYLDEASLDAMHKRLLLVKPDKPIVSVIHTGTTHYPYKVPEEKYRLFGKETQDSEYLNVLHYADFALNEYLEKAKKAPYFKDTIFFFVSDHSHHRFLNYYEDRNVPLLIYAPGKIKSELREDFTSQLDLIPTILGFMEREVYFSVMGRDLRKVKGQSAYFAYGNIFGWIEDDFLYYQSVAGGLGETKTIKPPFVDIGLCYQDINLCKKHGDKTKAFLNFGDELLKSNHLFPSESVLKEIRSNTKY, encoded by the coding sequence ATGCACTTTAATCTCCTATTTATGAAAAAACTATTTTCGCATTTGCCGTTTTACATTCGGTTTCATTTACTTCTTGCTGGACTTGGAATTGTATTTCTTACGATTTACCGCGCTACCTTTTTTGTCATGTATTCCTATCGGATGAATGACAAATCTGTTTGGATCATTCTGAAGGCATTTATCAAAGGTGCCAGGTTTGATATCTCCGTATTGTGCGTGTTACTTGGCGCTAGTTTACTTTACTCCACTTTGCACTTTCTGAATAGAAATCGTGTGTATAGAGCTGTGTGGCGAACATTGCCGGTAGTCTTTATCATTTTGTTATTATTCCTTCTCATCGCCGATTTGATTTATTATGAGAACGGAAATAAACATTTAGGATATGAAGCCTTTGCTTACCTTGGATTTGAGATGTTACCTCTTGTGGGATCCGCATTTTCTCAAAATCCATTTTTATTTTTGTTCGGTCTTCTTGTAATTTTTGGAATTTGTTTTGGAATTTATAAAATTCAATCTAAGTTCCCTTACACACATATCAATTTACATTACAAGTGGGCGAGTTTGCAGTTTCTTGTGGTTCTAGCTCTTTTGGTTCTTGGAATCAGAGGAGGAGTGCAAACAAGTCCCCTTAGGACAAGTGACGCCATCATCACTAAGGAAACCATCACCAATGATTTGGTTCTAAATCCTGGTTTTACTGTGATCACAGACCTAAAGATGACCAAAGTTGATGACCGCCATTTTATGAAACTTGTCGATGCTAGTGCCATTGTTCAAAAAGAAGTGAGTTATCCTGGTGCCAACTTTGTGAGTGAGGAATATCCTTTACTCCGTAAAACAACACTAAACACAAACAAACCTTTACCTCATATTGTTGTCATTGTTTTGGAAGGTTGGACGGGGAAGTTCATTGATATCATTGGAACGGGCAAGGTAGAAGGGAAAGTAGTCACACCTTATTTTAATCAACTCATAAGACAAGGGATGTTCTTTAAGAATTTTTTTGCAAGTGGGGGACGAACCACAAATGGTCTTATGGCCCTAATGGGAGGAATTCCTGATAGGCCAGGTCTAACGGCTGTTCGTACGCCACAAATCCTGAATCGTTTTTCAGGACTTGGAAATATTGCGAAAACCATTGGGTATGAAACTCTTTTTGTAACAGGAACCGATCTCAGTTTTAATAATAAGGGAAGTATCATGTACCACTGGGGATTTGACACTCTGGTCGGTAAAAATGAATTAGAAAAAGTTCCTGAATACAAAACAGGGCCTTGGAGTTATTTGGACGAAGCCTCACTCGATGCCATGCACAAACGCCTCCTTCTTGTAAAACCAGACAAACCTATTGTTTCGGTAATTCATACAGGAACCACTCACTATCCTTATAAAGTGCCAGAGGAAAAATATCGTTTGTTTGGAAAAGAAACCCAAGACAGCGAATACCTAAACGTTCTTCATTACGCAGATTTTGCTTTAAATGAATATTTGGAAAAAGCAAAAAAAGCTCCTTATTTTAAAGACACCATTTTCTTTTTTGTCTCTGACCATAGCCACCATCGTTTTCTCAATTATTATGAGGATCGGAATGTTCCTCTTTTGATTTATGCTCCAGGAAAGATCAAATCGGAACTACGCGAGGATTTTACTTCTCAATTGGATTTAATTCCGACCATACTTGGATTTATGGAAAGGGAAGTATACTTTAGTGTAATGGGTCGGGACTTGAGAAAAGTAAAGGGCCAGTCAGCTTATTTTGCATACGGAAATATTTTTGGATGGATTGAAGACGATTTTTTATATTACCAATCAGTTGCAGGTGGTTTAGGTGAGACAAAAACCATCAAACCGCCGTTTGTTGATATTGGTCTATGTTACCAAGATATCAATTTATGTAAAAAACATGGGGATAAAACAAAGGCTTTTTTGAATTTTGGAGACGAACTCCTGAAGTCGAACCATTTGTTCCCTTCGGAGTCCGTTCTAAAAGAGATTCGATCTAATACCAAGTATTAG
- a CDS encoding PQQ-dependent sugar dehydrogenase — protein sequence MKIQLFVLFSFLSLSVACDDLGRSILKNYNKKYETDGQVLGSKPLFIGADSGRKQVAISLQEVVKVKEPTDIQFPPGDTPFLFALEKSGNMILFHREKKTSRVLAKFPVITDSEEGLLGLTFHPQFPKQPKLYTNYVNAINNKDVTIVSEWVVENPTNYENMKLVNERVLLQVEQPYPNHNGGQLAFGLDGHLYIGLGDGGWRADPKNNGQNPNTLLGSILRISVTPDSKSKKPYSIPSDNPFVGKVGFAPETFAYGIRNPWRMSFSPDGRLLVADVGQDAYEEVDIILSGKNYGWNQTEGFHCFTDGCNTALYEPPFYEYGRDEGQSITGGYVYTGSAIPELKGMYVFGDFIQGKIWAIPVPKPGDNTKVTETITLGKWNLLIPTFGRDNDGEIFVADYQSGTIYKMVKP from the coding sequence ATGAAAATCCAACTCTTTGTATTGTTTTCCTTTTTGTCTTTGTCCGTAGCTTGTGATGATTTAGGTCGTAGCATCCTAAAAAACTACAATAAAAAGTATGAAACCGATGGGCAGGTCCTTGGATCTAAACCTCTCTTTATTGGTGCCGATTCTGGTCGCAAACAAGTAGCCATTTCTTTGCAAGAAGTCGTAAAGGTAAAGGAACCCACAGACATCCAATTTCCTCCAGGGGACACTCCCTTTTTATTTGCCCTTGAGAAATCAGGGAATATGATTCTATTCCATCGGGAAAAAAAGACAAGTCGTGTCCTTGCCAAATTCCCCGTCATTACGGATAGCGAAGAAGGACTTCTTGGTCTAACCTTCCATCCACAATTTCCTAAACAACCAAAGTTATATACCAATTATGTAAACGCGATCAACAACAAAGATGTGACCATCGTTTCTGAATGGGTCGTGGAAAATCCAACTAACTATGAAAATATGAAACTTGTCAACGAACGAGTGTTATTACAAGTGGAACAACCCTATCCCAATCACAACGGGGGGCAGTTGGCATTTGGTCTGGATGGACATTTATACATTGGACTAGGTGACGGTGGTTGGAGAGCCGACCCCAAAAACAACGGACAAAATCCAAACACTTTACTTGGATCTATTTTAAGAATCAGTGTGACTCCAGACTCCAAATCGAAAAAACCTTATTCCATTCCTTCTGACAACCCATTTGTGGGAAAAGTAGGTTTCGCTCCAGAAACTTTTGCGTACGGAATTCGTAATCCTTGGCGAATGAGTTTTTCACCTGACGGACGTTTGCTTGTAGCTGATGTGGGCCAAGATGCTTATGAAGAAGTAGATATCATCCTTTCTGGAAAAAACTATGGTTGGAACCAAACCGAAGGATTCCATTGTTTTACCGATGGATGTAATACGGCACTTTACGAACCTCCATTTTATGAATATGGCAGAGACGAAGGACAATCCATCACTGGCGGTTATGTGTATACTGGTTCCGCTATTCCTGAATTGAAAGGAATGTATGTGTTTGGTGATTTTATCCAAGGAAAAATTTGGGCAATCCCTGTTCCAAAACCTGGAGATAACACAAAGGTAACAGAAACCATAACTCTTGGAAAATGGAACCTACTCATTCCGACATTTGGTCGGGATAATGATGGAGAAATCTTTGTGGCAGACTACCAATCGGGAACCATTTATAAAATGGTAAAACCTTAA
- a CDS encoding transmembrane 220 family protein, producing MKLFRILSVPTFLYFAYLQLNDPDPYLWFPIYAFVAIVALASLFRKIPRFVGFILIPIYLVLAGYYFTQTPYWGMEVEEVREFFGLLIASAALTLLVFKK from the coding sequence ATGAAACTCTTTCGAATTCTTTCCGTCCCGACCTTCCTCTATTTTGCTTATTTGCAATTGAATGACCCAGACCCCTATCTTTGGTTCCCGATCTACGCATTTGTGGCTATCGTTGCCCTTGCCAGTTTGTTTCGCAAAATTCCTAGATTTGTGGGTTTCATTCTCATACCCATTTATTTAGTTTTGGCGGGGTATTACTTCACACAAACACCATACTGGGGAATGGAAGTAGAAGAAGTCAGAGAGTTTTTTGGCCTTCTCATTGCCAGTGCGGCTTTGACCTTACTTGTTTTTAAAAAATAG
- the sufB gene encoding Fe-S cluster assembly protein SufB, whose product MESTASLDKAPFEFYKPDNFPKGLTRKVVESISHIKNEPSWLAEFRLKAFEVYEQKPMPTWGFIPQFHINIDDYVHYVGSNQKKKKSWDEVDPEILRSFEKLGIPEHERKYLAGIETMNDSETIYANVKKELTDLGIIFCDMDTAIKEYPELVKEYLGTVITIGDNKFSALNSAVFSGGSFAYIPKGVKTPMPLQAYFKVTAASSGQYERTLLIADEGAHLEYSEGCTSVQDKGTNFHTAVVELVAKKNSKIFYTTIQNWKKNMYNWTVKRGICEEAAHITWTDCNIGANTIKYPGIILKGDHSTGDVLSLAFAGSGQVQDTGARIIHVGKNTRSNILAKGVALDGGINSYRGLVKFDPSSKGSYSHIKCDGLMMDNRSQSHAYPYNDVSGEEGTLNYEATVSKIDDDQLFYLQSRGMSEDDAKLLIINGFCEGVTKHLDVEYSVEMTKLIKMILEDGKVIAET is encoded by the coding sequence ATGGAATCTACAGCCAGTTTAGACAAGGCACCTTTCGAATTTTATAAACCTGATAATTTTCCAAAGGGACTCACTCGTAAGGTTGTGGAATCCATCTCTCATATCAAAAACGAACCAAGTTGGCTTGCGGAATTTCGTTTAAAGGCTTTTGAGGTCTATGAACAAAAACCGATGCCTACTTGGGGTTTTATTCCCCAATTTCATATCAATATCGATGACTATGTACACTATGTAGGTTCCAATCAAAAGAAGAAAAAATCTTGGGACGAAGTAGATCCAGAAATTCTACGTAGTTTTGAAAAATTAGGAATTCCTGAACACGAAAGGAAATACCTTGCCGGAATCGAAACTATGAACGATTCCGAAACCATTTATGCCAATGTTAAAAAAGAACTCACAGACCTTGGTATCATTTTCTGTGATATGGACACTGCGATTAAAGAGTATCCAGAACTGGTAAAAGAATATTTGGGAACTGTGATTACCATTGGAGATAATAAATTCTCCGCACTCAACTCTGCTGTGTTTAGTGGTGGTTCTTTTGCTTATATTCCTAAGGGAGTCAAAACTCCGATGCCACTTCAGGCTTATTTTAAAGTGACTGCTGCGAGTTCCGGACAATATGAACGAACTCTTCTCATTGCCGATGAAGGAGCTCATTTAGAATACAGCGAAGGTTGTACGTCAGTACAAGACAAAGGAACCAATTTTCATACTGCCGTTGTCGAACTTGTAGCTAAAAAAAATTCAAAGATCTTTTATACCACCATTCAGAATTGGAAAAAGAATATGTACAATTGGACCGTGAAACGTGGGATCTGCGAAGAAGCCGCCCATATCACTTGGACAGATTGTAATATTGGAGCCAATACCATTAAATATCCTGGGATCATCTTAAAAGGAGATCATTCTACTGGGGATGTACTTTCTCTAGCTTTTGCTGGCAGTGGGCAAGTACAAGATACGGGTGCTCGGATCATCCATGTGGGAAAAAATACTAGATCCAATATCCTTGCCAAAGGAGTTGCTCTTGACGGAGGAATTAATTCTTACCGTGGTCTTGTGAAGTTCGATCCTTCCAGTAAGGGATCTTACAGTCATATCAAATGTGATGGACTGATGATGGACAATCGTTCTCAGTCTCACGCTTACCCTTATAATGATGTTTCAGGGGAAGAGGGAACTCTGAACTATGAAGCCACTGTTTCTAAAATCGATGATGATCAGTTGTTTTATTTGCAATCACGCGGGATGTCAGAAGACGATGCGAAGTTACTCATCATCAATGGATTTTGTGAAGGTGTAACCAAACATTTGGATGTAGAATACTCCGTCGAGATGACTAAACTCATCAAAATGATTTTGGAAGATGGTAAGGTGATCGCCGAAACATAA